In Flavobacterium gelatinilyticum, a genomic segment contains:
- a CDS encoding pirin family protein, producing MSNISLIIEERAANIGNFMVGRLLPFREKRAVGPFVFIDHMGPAHLSDHENMDVPPHPHIGLSTLTFLFEGSIMHRDSLGTELEIKPGAVNWMTAGKGIVHSERTPEYLRHSDKMLHGLQIWVALPKELEQMDPNFTHVEAQDIPAWEENGVSYKLIAGEAFGKKSPVPVYSPLYFIEIKSTEASKINIGKDLFGESGLYILEGSIKSGEHVYDPKQILITNDSTLCEFEIAENSTVYIFGGQPFPEEHFIFWNFVSSDKNLIEKAKQDWTAQTFPKVPGETEFVPLPEPRMK from the coding sequence ATGTCAAATATCAGTTTAATTATCGAAGAACGCGCTGCCAATATTGGCAATTTTATGGTTGGGCGATTATTGCCTTTCCGCGAAAAAAGAGCCGTTGGCCCATTTGTATTTATCGACCATATGGGACCGGCACATTTAAGTGACCATGAAAATATGGATGTTCCTCCACATCCTCATATCGGACTTTCTACACTTACTTTTTTGTTTGAGGGAAGTATAATGCATCGCGACAGTTTAGGAACAGAATTAGAAATAAAGCCTGGCGCAGTGAACTGGATGACAGCCGGAAAAGGAATCGTACATTCTGAAAGAACTCCAGAATATTTAAGACATTCAGATAAAATGCTTCACGGATTACAGATTTGGGTAGCACTCCCGAAAGAATTGGAACAAATGGATCCGAATTTTACACATGTTGAAGCGCAAGATATTCCGGCTTGGGAAGAAAATGGTGTTTCATACAAATTGATTGCCGGCGAAGCTTTCGGAAAAAAATCTCCGGTTCCTGTTTATAGTCCGTTGTATTTTATTGAAATTAAAAGCACTGAAGCTTCGAAAATCAATATTGGAAAAGATTTATTTGGCGAAAGCGGTTTGTATATTTTAGAAGGAAGCATCAAAAGCGGAGAACACGTTTATGATCCGAAACAAATTCTAATTACAAACGACAGCACACTTTGCGAATTTGAGATTGCAGAAAATTCTACCGTTTATATTTTTGGCGGACAACCGTTCCCAGAAGAACATTTTATTTTTTGGAACTTTGTTTCATCTGATAAAAACCTCATCGAAAAAGCCAAACAAGACTGGACAGCACAGACTTTTCCAAAAGTTCCAGGCGAAACAGAATTTGTACCCTTACCAGAACCAAGAATGAAATAA
- a CDS encoding OsmC family protein, protein MDTVKATIDTRKYRTEITSKTGNILISDEPQEIGGKNLGFSPFELLASSLASCTLITLRMYIDRKAWDVSELSIWVDFEKNEEHAVSLFSTKILITGNVDATQKERILKIANSCPVHKTLKNTIKIETSLV, encoded by the coding sequence ATGGATACAGTTAAAGCTACAATCGATACAAGAAAATATCGTACAGAAATAACATCTAAAACGGGAAATATCCTTATTTCGGATGAACCGCAGGAAATAGGCGGGAAAAATTTAGGTTTTAGTCCGTTTGAACTTTTGGCTTCTTCCCTCGCCTCGTGTACTTTAATTACATTACGAATGTATATTGACCGCAAAGCCTGGGACGTGTCTGAACTTAGTATCTGGGTCGATTTTGAAAAAAATGAAGAACATGCCGTTTCTTTGTTTTCAACAAAAATTCTAATTACCGGAAATGTAGACGCGACACAAAAAGAACGCATTTTGAAAATTGCCAACAGCTGTCCTGTTCATAAAACACTTAAAAACACTATTAAAATCGAAACTTCATTAGTATAA
- a CDS encoding GNAT family N-acetyltransferase has product MEIQQTNDTKRGSFDAIEDGKEAGKMTYTWAGDSKFIIDHTEVNPDFNGKGVGKKLVLASVEYARANNVKIIPLCPFAKSVFDKVEEIHDVLSS; this is encoded by the coding sequence ATGGAAATTCAACAAACAAACGATACAAAAAGAGGCTCTTTTGATGCCATAGAAGACGGAAAAGAAGCTGGAAAAATGACCTATACTTGGGCTGGAGATTCGAAATTCATCATCGATCATACCGAAGTAAATCCAGATTTTAACGGAAAAGGTGTTGGTAAAAAACTGGTTTTAGCCTCCGTAGAGTATGCAAGAGCCAATAATGTAAAAATTATTCCGCTTTGTCCTTTCGCGAAAAGCGTTTTTGATAAGGTTGAAGAAATTCATGATGTACTTTCTTCTTAA